One bacterium genomic region harbors:
- a CDS encoding glycosyltransferase family 4 protein translates to MSYNQNPGDRVNTKPGVTKRRLRILYFIVRYPNFSETYMHEEIRSLKRDYDICIITYKKSVQPRRDPFPYQLIEYIDSCLVYGPINKVDPSFSSPTQREFIRQVEAVIQEFQPDLLHCHYFGLSVLLRYLSDRHGIPFTIRTHSMDMLSEPEEKIRAFCEASSSSLCKRILAFPAFTSRLVERGLDAKKVVACWPVINFARFYKPERRPPTRRVLCTGPSTRKKAHSDFIDLAARMRGDGFEFDLYAKGHRLADMQKRNERVGNPVRITYADPDDMPDIYPQYDWLVYPSHPHINKVGFPASIAEAQASGIGVCWQELPDRRQEQLEYLGGAGFLFKSIEELPEILSAPYPEEMRLAGLENSRKCDIEQHRNLLAEVWG, encoded by the coding sequence TTGAGCTATAATCAGAATCCTGGGGACCGCGTGAACACCAAGCCAGGGGTAACCAAACGTCGCCTTCGAATCCTGTATTTCATCGTTCGATATCCGAACTTTTCAGAAACATACATGCATGAAGAGATTCGAAGCCTCAAACGGGATTACGACATCTGCATCATCACCTACAAAAAATCGGTTCAACCGCGGAGAGATCCATTTCCTTACCAGCTGATTGAATATATTGATTCCTGTTTGGTTTACGGTCCTATAAACAAAGTGGATCCGTCTTTCAGCAGCCCTACTCAAAGAGAATTCATTCGGCAAGTCGAGGCGGTCATCCAGGAGTTTCAACCTGATCTTCTGCACTGCCACTACTTTGGCCTGTCTGTTTTGTTGCGGTACCTGTCCGACCGGCACGGCATCCCTTTTACGATCCGTACTCATTCGATGGACATGCTTTCCGAACCGGAAGAAAAGATCAGGGCGTTCTGCGAGGCTTCCAGCAGCTCTTTGTGCAAAAGAATACTGGCCTTTCCTGCGTTTACCAGCCGGCTTGTTGAGAGGGGACTTGATGCCAAGAAAGTTGTTGCGTGCTGGCCGGTAATCAATTTCGCGCGTTTCTACAAACCGGAACGGCGCCCGCCAACGCGTCGCGTTCTGTGTACCGGCCCTTCCACCCGAAAGAAAGCGCATTCCGATTTTATTGATCTTGCGGCGCGGATGCGTGGGGACGGCTTCGAATTCGATTTGTACGCGAAAGGACATCGACTCGCGGACATGCAGAAACGGAACGAACGCGTCGGAAATCCCGTTCGCATCACATACGCCGATCCGGATGACATGCCGGACATCTATCCGCAATATGATTGGCTGGTTTACCCATCCCATCCGCACATCAATAAGGTTGGGTTCCCCGCATCCATCGCGGAAGCGCAAGCAAGCGGCATCGGCGTTTGCTGGCAGGAGCTTCCGGACCGCAGACAGGAACAGTTGGAGTATCTTGGCGGAGCAGGATTTCTATTCAAGTCGATTGAGGAATTACCGGAAATTCTCAGTGCTCCTTATCCGGAAGAGATGAGGCTTGCCGGTCTGGAGAATTCCAGAAAATGCGATATTGAGCAGCATAGAAATCTTCTCGCTGAAGTGTGGGGATGA
- a CDS encoding carbohydrate binding family 9 domain-containing protein — protein sequence MLRIGLALVSAILLVQPVLSEAIEKSSKRKFWINSSGTNEIKIDGVLDETEWNQATVISLPYEVRPAENIEARVKTECYLTYDRSHLYVGCIAFDPDPDSIRGRYSDRDRISADDHVGIVLDTFNDERRAFKFFVNPVGVQLDQFQDEVSSTERNSFDAIWDSAGKITADGYVIEMAIPFRSIRFPNTPGQQTWGFDLVRIYPRERRYTFALNPQDRNLACSLCQVSKITGFEGITPGNNIELDPTLTASRQERKLDLSIDDFDGATSTDAGLSAIWGLAPNWTLNATANPDFSNVEADVARLDVNKQFSLSFPERRSFFLEGDDLFDTPIEIVFTRNIADPVAGVKLTGKSGGNAAGFLTAYDEITNLLLPGPRGSSTTSLNEESIDSIFRYRRDIGTDSAVGFLFTDREGTDYYNRVFNVDAKLRISASNTIRLQLLGSQTDYPDVVVQRFSQPDGSFSDRAFQAAFSHSSRNWFFSAQYRDVGADFRADMGFVPRVDLRSSFASLGYRFVPEKDDWFTSLSISVDGHYRTDQAGNLLEEGGQATFEYGGPLQSLISISPGMSRRVFGTQTFDEIFINTTFQINPKKDIFLFFFSTFGNEMDFVNLRKGDIVRLAPDVQYRIGRHVFIDLSHTYERLEIENETLFTANLTQLRLLYNVNRRLFFRVVLQYTDLEQNEDLYTIPVEPLTKTLFSQLLATYKINPRTVLFIGYSDNHLETITIPRTQTQRTFFFKVGYALQL from the coding sequence ATGTTGCGAATTGGGCTTGCGTTAGTCAGTGCGATCCTTCTTGTTCAGCCCGTTCTTTCTGAAGCCATTGAGAAAAGCAGCAAGAGAAAATTCTGGATCAATAGCTCTGGAACGAACGAAATAAAAATCGACGGCGTTCTGGATGAAACGGAATGGAACCAGGCAACCGTGATCAGTCTCCCCTATGAAGTGCGTCCTGCCGAAAATATTGAGGCGCGCGTAAAGACGGAATGCTACCTGACCTACGACAGGTCGCATCTTTACGTGGGGTGTATCGCTTTCGATCCTGATCCTGATTCCATCCGCGGCAGGTATTCTGATCGAGATCGCATTTCAGCGGATGATCATGTTGGAATCGTCCTGGATACTTTTAACGATGAACGCCGCGCATTTAAGTTTTTTGTAAATCCGGTAGGCGTTCAGCTGGATCAATTTCAAGATGAAGTTTCCAGCACGGAAAGGAACTCATTTGATGCGATCTGGGATTCGGCAGGCAAAATTACCGCGGATGGCTATGTGATTGAAATGGCGATTCCTTTCCGCTCCATTCGCTTTCCCAACACACCGGGACAACAAACGTGGGGATTCGATCTTGTTCGCATCTATCCGCGGGAACGGCGCTACACGTTTGCTTTGAACCCACAGGACAGGAATCTCGCCTGCTCGCTCTGTCAAGTTTCCAAAATCACCGGATTTGAGGGAATTACTCCGGGAAATAATATCGAACTGGATCCCACTTTAACTGCGAGCCGGCAGGAAAGAAAATTGGATTTATCGATCGATGATTTCGATGGCGCGACTTCAACCGACGCGGGTCTATCGGCGATCTGGGGTCTCGCTCCAAACTGGACGTTGAACGCAACTGCGAACCCGGACTTTTCCAATGTGGAAGCGGATGTTGCTCGGCTGGATGTAAACAAACAATTCTCGCTTTCCTTTCCTGAAAGAAGATCGTTTTTTCTGGAAGGGGATGATCTGTTTGACACACCCATCGAAATAGTTTTTACCCGCAACATTGCTGACCCTGTGGCCGGCGTTAAGTTGACAGGAAAGAGCGGCGGAAACGCGGCAGGCTTTCTAACGGCATACGATGAAATTACAAATCTTCTTTTGCCCGGTCCGAGAGGTTCCTCCACCACTTCGCTCAATGAAGAATCGATCGATTCGATCTTTCGATACCGGAGAGACATCGGCACAGATTCGGCTGTCGGTTTTCTTTTCACCGATCGTGAAGGTACCGATTATTACAACCGTGTTTTCAATGTGGATGCAAAGTTACGGATCAGCGCATCCAATACGATCCGGCTGCAGCTGCTCGGATCGCAAACGGATTATCCGGACGTTGTTGTGCAAAGATTCTCGCAACCGGATGGTTCCTTTTCAGATCGAGCGTTCCAGGCGGCGTTCAGTCATTCGTCGCGGAACTGGTTTTTTTCGGCTCAGTACCGCGATGTCGGCGCAGATTTTCGCGCGGATATGGGTTTCGTGCCGCGCGTGGATTTGCGCTCCTCTTTCGCCTCCCTCGGATATCGTTTTGTGCCTGAAAAAGATGACTGGTTCACATCCCTTTCGATCTCCGTGGATGGTCATTACCGCACCGATCAGGCTGGGAATCTTCTGGAAGAGGGAGGCCAGGCCACATTTGAATACGGCGGACCATTGCAGTCGCTCATCTCGATCAGTCCCGGTATGAGCCGGCGCGTTTTCGGGACTCAAACTTTTGATGAAATTTTTATCAATACGACATTTCAGATCAATCCGAAAAAGGATATCTTTTTGTTTTTCTTCAGCACATTTGGAAATGAAATGGATTTTGTGAATCTTCGCAAAGGAGATATCGTGCGATTGGCTCCCGATGTTCAATACAGAATCGGCCGGCATGTTTTTATCGACTTGAGTCATACATACGAAAGACTGGAGATTGAAAACGAGACTCTTTTTACGGCAAATCTGACGCAGTTACGTTTGCTTTACAACGTGAACAGGCGCTTGTTTTTCCGAGTCGTCCTGCAATACACGGATCTGGAACAGAATGAAGATCTTTATACGATCCCTGTAGAACCGCTCACAAAAACTCTGTTCAGTCAATTGCTTGCCACGTACAAAATCAATCCGAGAACGGTTCTGTTTATCGGCTACTCGGACAATCATCTGGAAACGATTACCATTCCGCGGACACAAACGCAGCGCACTTTCTTTTTTAAAGTAGGATACGCACTGCAATTGTAG
- a CDS encoding ABC transporter ATP-binding protein/permease: MTQKKYSVSDLQLYRRLMLQARPYWPHLGLLLGIRLIRAPLALMNPIPLKIAVDSVIGTHPLPPIIDGFTPAFMQETDFRLLLWAAILQILIVLAFQLKSIADHVFTTRTGEGLKINFREALLQHVQRLSVSFHDTRGTSDSIYRIQYDAPAIQSFVIQGVLPVIVSTVTLFTLITVVLGIDWQLSLVALGISPLLILLTRSYKNHFRGRYKYLKELDSSALKVVQEVLTSLRIVKAFGREDDGQDRYVRQAKLGMKERIRLAVAEGAFGLLVNVTTAIGTSLVLFYGIVKVQRGDITLGDLLIISAYLSQLYGPLKSVSNMAATIQSSLASAHRAFDLLDQLPDVTEKENPKPIKRAEGLIEFRNVSFSYDSVPALKDISFRIEPGTRVGLVGRTGSGKTTLTNLMVRFYDPSAGQILLDGIDLRDFKLADLRNQFAIVLQEPILFSTTIAENIGYGRPKATFDQVVAAAKAANAHDFIASLPDGYETVVGERGMTLSGGQRQIISLARAYLRDAPVMILDEPTSSVDLELEASILDAMERLMKGRTSILIAHRPTALKDRELYLYLEGGRLVEASSEPPAYMMQKLYEP; the protein is encoded by the coding sequence ATGACTCAAAAGAAATATTCAGTGAGTGACCTGCAGCTTTACAGGCGGCTGATGCTGCAAGCGAGACCGTACTGGCCTCATCTCGGTTTGCTTCTCGGCATCCGGCTCATCAGGGCCCCACTGGCGCTGATGAATCCGATCCCGTTGAAGATAGCGGTCGACAGTGTGATTGGAACACATCCGTTGCCTCCCATTATTGACGGATTCACACCCGCTTTCATGCAGGAAACGGATTTCCGGTTGTTGCTGTGGGCTGCCATCTTGCAAATATTGATCGTTCTTGCCTTTCAATTGAAATCGATCGCGGACCACGTTTTCACAACACGTACGGGCGAAGGGTTGAAAATCAATTTCCGGGAAGCCCTTCTGCAGCACGTTCAACGCCTCTCGGTCTCTTTTCATGATACGCGGGGCACTTCCGATTCCATTTATCGCATTCAATATGATGCGCCTGCCATTCAGTCCTTCGTGATTCAAGGGGTCCTTCCAGTCATTGTTTCCACCGTGACTCTTTTCACATTGATCACTGTGGTGCTTGGGATTGACTGGCAGCTTTCTCTGGTGGCTCTTGGAATTTCTCCTTTATTAATCCTTCTCACACGATCCTACAAAAACCATTTTCGCGGCCGCTACAAGTATTTGAAAGAACTCGATTCGAGTGCGCTGAAAGTGGTTCAAGAGGTCCTCACCAGCTTGCGCATCGTGAAAGCGTTCGGTCGAGAGGATGATGGACAGGATCGCTATGTACGGCAGGCCAAACTTGGAATGAAAGAGAGGATCCGCCTTGCTGTTGCGGAAGGCGCATTTGGTTTGCTTGTCAATGTTACAACAGCGATCGGAACTTCTCTCGTTTTGTTTTATGGAATCGTGAAAGTTCAACGCGGAGATATCACACTCGGAGATCTACTGATCATTTCAGCATACTTGAGTCAGCTTTACGGCCCCTTGAAAAGCGTAAGCAACATGGCCGCAACCATTCAGTCCTCACTTGCGAGCGCTCATCGCGCATTTGACTTGCTGGATCAACTTCCTGATGTGACCGAAAAAGAAAATCCAAAGCCAATCAAGCGCGCCGAAGGGTTGATCGAATTTCGAAATGTGTCTTTCTCCTATGACAGTGTTCCTGCGCTTAAGGATATTTCTTTCCGGATCGAGCCGGGCACGCGCGTGGGACTTGTCGGTCGGACCGGCTCCGGTAAAACAACCCTCACAAACCTGATGGTTCGATTCTATGATCCTTCAGCAGGGCAGATTCTCCTGGATGGCATCGATCTTCGTGACTTCAAACTCGCCGATTTGAGAAATCAATTTGCGATCGTTTTACAGGAGCCGATCCTGTTCTCCACAACCATTGCGGAAAACATTGGTTATGGACGTCCTAAAGCAACGTTCGATCAGGTCGTGGCTGCCGCCAAAGCAGCGAACGCTCATGATTTTATTGCTTCTCTTCCTGATGGTTATGAAACTGTGGTTGGAGAACGAGGGATGACCCTCTCCGGCGGCCAGCGGCAAATCATCTCCCTGGCAAGAGCCTATCTTCGAGATGCGCCGGTCATGATTCTGGATGAACCGACTAGCTCAGTGGATCTGGAACTGGAAGCATCGATTCTGGATGCGATGGAGCGTTTGATGAAAGGAAGAACTTCCATCTTGATTGCTCATCGCCCGACCGCTCTGAAGGACCGGGAGCTTTACCTTTACCTTGAGGGCGGGCGCCTGGTAGAAGCGTCTTCCGAACCTCCCGCGTATATGATGCAAAAGCTCTATGAGCCTTAA